A genome region from Hevea brasiliensis isolate MT/VB/25A 57/8 chromosome 7, ASM3005281v1, whole genome shotgun sequence includes the following:
- the LOC110638132 gene encoding calmodulin-binding transcription activator 4, which produces MSQSGYDINVLFQEAQRRWLKPAEVLYILQNHDKYQLTQEPPQKPTGGSLFLFNKRVLRFFRKDGHNWRKKKDGRTVGEAHERLKVGNVEALNCYYAHGEQNSNFQRRSFWMLDPAYEHIVLVHYREIGEGKSTTGPAAQLSPAFSSSFSPSPTSYTTQNQDSTSAISDLYDPYRNSSSPSSIEVSSEIVTKDNGLDTTTEFTSSTKVEVSQYLRRLEEQLSLNEDNIKEIDPLCNEEGVTNDPELFEFEKEISKKDNSANVPHRLEYVVNNQCYDGHDGMQLQTNNLVHLQNAGDGGEYHQPYVRKYADGSKESVSWNEVLESCEASSGLEYEEKPQPYLREPAEEHEYSGWLNFDEINVRNSSVLLPQEVENFEIPAYSSVMGTHETNPDYYSMLYDQGQLGVPIEADSSLTIARQQKFTIREISPEWGFTSEATKVIVVGSFLCDPSESAWTCMFGDTEVPIEIIQEGVLRCEAPPHLPGKVTFCITSGNRESCSEIREFEYRAKSSFPHCNSSQMEVAESPEELLLLVRFVQMLLSDSSLQKEDSIETGIQLLRKLKTDDDSWGSIIGALLVGNGTSTGTVDWLLQQLLKDKLQQWLSSKSQERQDQPNCNLSKKEQGIIHMVAGLGYEWALSAILSHRVSIDFRDINGWTALHWAARFGREKMVAALIASGASAGAVTDPTSRDPIGKTPASIAASSGHKGLAGYLSEVALTSHLSSLTLEESELSKGSAEAEAERTVDAISKGNFAANEDQASLKDTLAAVRNAAQAAARIQSAFRAHSFRKRQEREALTSTNSIDEYGVISGDIQGLSAMSKLAFRNARDYNLAALSIQKKYRGWKGRKDFLAFRQKVVKIQAHVRGYQVRKHYKVICWAVGILDKVVLRWRRKGAGLRGFRNDVEPIDESEDEDILKVFRKQKVDGAIDESVSRVLSMVDSPEARQQYQRMLERYRQAKAELGETSEAAATSLDDMENDDMYHFQ; this is translated from the exons ATGTCGCAATCAG GGTATGATATTAATGTTCTGTTTCAAGAAGCTCAAAGGCGATGGCTGAAACCTGCAGAAGTGCTCTATATATTGCAAAACCATGACAAGTACCAGCTCACTCAGGAGCCACCACAAAAGCCAACCG GTGGATCTTTGTTTCTTTTCAACAAAAGGGTCCTTCGTTTCTTTCGCAAAGATGGTCATAATTGGCGtaaaaagaaggatggaagaACTGTTGGGGAAGCACATGAACGACTTAAG GTCGGAAATGTTGAGGctttaaattgttattatgcacatGGAGAGCAAAACTCAAATTTTCAGAGACGTAGCTTCTGGATGCTGGACCC GGCATATGAGCATATTGTTCTTGTTCATTATAGAGAGATTGGTGAG GGAAAGTCCACTACCGGACCTGCTGCACAGCTATCACCAGCATTCTCTTCCTCCTTCAGCCCAAGTCCAACATCTTATACTACTCAAAATCAAGATTCTACCTCTGCAATTAGTGATTTATATGACCCATATCGGAATTCTTCCAGTCCAAGTTCTATAGAAGTCAGTTCAGAGATAGTCACCAAGGACAATGGATTAGACACTACAACAGAGTTTACTAGTTCTACAAAGGTTGAGGTTAGTCAATATTTGAGAAGGCTGGAGGAGCAGTTGAGTCTGAATGAGGACAACATCAAAGAAATTGATCCATTATGCAATGAGGAAGGAGTCACAAATGATCCAGAACTTTTCGAATTTGAAAAGGAGATCTCCAAGAAGGATAACTCGGCAAATGTGCCACATAGACTAGAATATGTTGTGAATAATCAATGTTATGATGGACATGATGGGATGCAGCTGCAGACCAACAATCTTGTTCACCTTCAGAATGCAG GTGATGGTGGCGAATACCATCAACCATATGTACGCAAGTATGCAGATGGGAGTAAAGAATCTGTGTCTTGGAATGAAGTGTTGGAGTCCTGTGAAGCTTCATCCGGTTTGGAGTACGAG GAAAAGCCCCAGCCTTATTTGAGGGAACCAGCTGAAGAGCATGAGTATTCTGGTTGGCTAAATTTCGATGAAATTAATGTCAGAAATT CTTCTGTGTTGCTGCCTCAAGaagttgaaaattttgaaattcctgCTTACTCTTCTGTCATGGGAACTCATGAAACCAATCCTGACTACTATTCAATGCTATATGACCAAGGCCAGCTTGGAGTGCCAATTGAAGCAGATTCAAGTTTGACTATTGCACGACAGCAGAAATTTACTATCCGGGAAATATCCCCAGAATGGGGTTTTACCTCTGAGGCTACAAAG GTGATTGTTGTTGGATCTTTTCTGTGTGACCCATCAGAATCTGCATGGACATGCATGTTTGGTGATACTGAGGTTCCCATTGAAATCATTCAAGAAGGTGTTCTCCGCTGTGAAGCTCCTCCCCATCTTCCAGGAAAGGTCACTTTCTGCATTACTTCTGGCAATCGCGAGTCGTGCAGTGAGATCAGAGAATTTGAGTATCGAGCTAAGAGTAGTTTTCCTCATTGCAACTCATCCCAAATGGAAGTTGCTGAGAGTCCAGAAGAGTTGTTGTTACTTGTCAGATTTGTGCAGATGCTTCTGTCTGATTCCTCTTTGCAGAAAGAAGACAGCATAGAAACTGGAATTCAGCTGCTGAGAAAATTAAAAACTGATGATGATTCATGGGGAAGTATTATTGGGGCTCTCTTAGTTGGTAATGGAACTTCAACTGGCACTGTTGATTGGCTTCTTCAACAACTTCTAAAAGACAAATTGCAGCAGTGGCTTTCTTCCAAGTCTCAGGAAAGACAAGATCAACCTAACTGCAACTTGTCCAAGAAAGAGCAGGGGATCATACACATGGTTGCTGGGTTGGGCTATGAGTGGGCCTTGAGCGCAATTCTCAGTCATAGAGTCAGCATAGATTTCCGTGACATTAATGGATGGACTGCTCTTCATTGGGCTGCTCGTTTTGGAAG GGAAAAAATGGTTGCAGCCCTCATAGCTTCTGGTGCATCAGCTGGGGCTGTCACAGATCCCACTTCACGGGATCCAATTGGCAAAACTCCAGCATCAATTGCTGCCAGCAGTGGTCATAAGGGGCTTGCAGGTTATCTTTCGGAGGTGGCACTAACAAGCCATCTTTCATCCCTTACACTAGAAGAGAGTGAGCTTTCTAAAGGATCTGCTGAGGCTGAAGCCGAGAGAACTGTAGATGCCATCTCAAAGGGGAATTTTGCTGCCAATGAAGACCAGGCTTCACTTAAAGATACCTTGGCTGCAGTTCGAAATGCAGCTCAAGCTGCTGCACGAATACAATCTGCTTTCagagcacattctttcagaaagCGACAAGAGAGAGAAGCTCTTACCTCTACTAATAGTATAGATGAGTATGGTGTCATTTCTGGTGATATTCAAGGGCTTTCAGCTATGTCAAAACTGGCCTTTCGCAATGCACGTGATTACAATTTAGCTGCTTTGTCTATTCAGAAGAAATATAGAGGGTGGAAAGGTCGCAAGGATTTTCTAGCATTTCGACAGAAAGTTGTTAAGATACAg GCTCACGTGAGAGGTTATCAAGTTAGGAAGCACTACAAGGTAATCTGTTGGGCTGTTGGAATTCTAGATAAGGTTGTGCTGAGGTGGAGACGCAAAGGAGCTGGTTTGCGGGGTTTCCGTAATGACGTAGAACCCATTGATGAAAGTGaagatgaagatattctcaagGTATTCCGCAAACAAAAAGTTGATGGAGCTATTGATGAGTCTGTCTCACGCGTGCTGTCAATGGTTGATTCTCCAGAGGCACGCCAGCAATATCAGCGGATGCTTGAACGTTACCGCCAAGCCAAA GCTGAACTAGGTGAGACGAGTGAAGCAGCAGCAACCTCTCTTGATGACATGGAAAATGATGATATGTACCATTTCCAGTAG
- the LOC110638161 gene encoding uncharacterized protein LOC110638161, with protein sequence MSDWGPVFVAVVLFVLLTPGLLFQVPGRHRCVEFGNFQTSGASIMIHSLLYFALVCVFFLAVKVHLYLVCESNQKMADWGPVVIAVVLFVLLSPGLLFQLPGKGRIVEFGNMQTSGISILVHTIIFFALITIFLIAIGVHIYTG encoded by the exons ATGTCGGATTGGGGCCCAGTGTTCGTGGCAGTGGTGCTGTTCGTGCTCTTAACTCCTGGGTTGCTGTTTCAGGTTCCAGGGCGCCACCGGTGCGTCGAGTTTGGGAATTTCCAGACCAGTGGTGCTTCTATTATGATCCATTCTCTGCTTTATTTCGCTCTTGTTTGTGTCTTCTTCCTGGCTGTTAAGGTTCACTTGTACCTTG TTTGTGAATCAAATCAAAAAATGGCAGACTGGGGGCCTGTGGTGATAGCAGTTGTACTGTTTGTGCTGTTAAGTCCTGGATTACTATTCCAGTTGCCTGGAAAGGGGAGAATTGTTGAGTTTGGGAATATGCAGACAAGTGGGATTTCTATACTGGTTCATACCATCATCTTCTTTGCTCTTATTACCATCTTCCTTATTGCCATTGGTGTTCATATTTACACTGGATAG